Below is a window of Stygiolobus azoricus DNA.
TTCCCCGCTAGGTCTTGTCTTTGTAGGGTCTATTTTGATTTTCCAATAAAAGTCCCTATAAGCCCTAACTACTGGGTCGTCCTTCAGGGAATCAATATCTATCCCTTTGTATTTCTCTTCTATCTTTTTCATCTCATCTTCGAGTCCGTTATCGGTCTCCCTCACAATAACACCCGACACTTCAGTATAAGCTATAAATATTCCTAACCTCTTTGCTTCATCGCTAATGCTTATCTTGGACATGGAAATTATCTTGAACCTCTGAGACTATTAATTTTACTTTACTAACGCCTTTCACAGCTGTTAATTTACTAACTAAATCTACTAACTCTGATTTCATCCCCTTTACAGCTATGGCTTCCACACATTTTTCCCCTTTATGGATGTGTAATACAGAGATTATCTTGTCCTCATATTCGTGTTGTATTACCGTTACCTTGTCTGTACTTGCGTAGTCATAAACTAGGTTAACTATCCCTATAACATAGGTCTGGTCTTTCTCGTTTTCATCCAAGAAATCCCTCAAAGCAGCTTGTAGTATTTTGCTTCGGTCACTGATCCCGTTACTTTGCATGTACTTCTCGAGCCTTTCGTACAATTCCTTAGGTATAGATACGCTGATCTTTTCCACATTCATTAATTTATACTCTTTTTGTGTGATTAAAAGTATGAACTATTCATTACTAGACTATGCTCAGCAACTGGGGGCGAGTTTTGCCGACTTAAGGAGGATAAGGACTAAGGAATTATCCCTCCTTGTAACTGAAGATAGAGAGATAGTTTCCACAAATGGGGTAGACGACGGTTATTCGTTAAGAGTTTTATACAAAGGAAATTGGGGGTACTATTCCTCGTCTGAGGAAATCACAAAAGAGAACGTAAAGGGTGCGATAGAAAGTGCAATAGGCAATGAAACAGTAAATATAGTATATTTACATCCTAAACACGATAAGGTCGAAATCAAACCCAGGTTGCAAGTTAACAAAAGCATTGAAGAGAAGATGAATGACTTAAAGAAACTAAGAGAACAAATACTAAGGCTTGACAACAGGATTAAGAGTGTGTCTATAAGGTATTACGAGGGAGAGGTTCACAGGGAGTATTTAAGTACGGACGATAGGGATATTACGGTAGATTATACACTTTCTGGTCTCTCTATAGTGGTTACAGGTAGGGAGGGAGATAACGTTGTCTCGTCTGCTTATTCTAAATATACTTATAATGGTTATCCTTTGGAAGTATTGGGAGAAGAACACATATTGGAGACAATAAGAAGAAGGATTCAGAATCAGTTCATTGGTGAGAGCGTTAAAGCAGATAATTATGAAGTGATCTTAGCTCCAGAAGTAGTAGGAGTATTTGCTCATGAGGCTGTAGGTCACTTAGCTGAAGCCGATTTAGCCATAAATGGTATTCTTCATCCCTTAAGGGGCAAACCAATAGCCCCGGATTTTGTGAATATTGTCGATTCCCCCCTACAATATTACAATTCGGCGATTGGTGTTGTACCTTATGACGATGAAGGCGTAGAAGGAAGGGACGTATACATAGTGAAAAACGGAGTGGTAAACGAATATTTAACAGACAGATTTTATTCGGCCTATCTAGGTCAAAAACCCACGGGCAATGCTAGGGCTGAGGACTTTAGAAATTCCGTTATAGTTAGGATGAGGAATACTTTTTTAGCCCCTGGGGAGCACTCATACGAAGAAATGGTAAGGGAGATAAAATACGGAATCTTACTCGTTTCTCCTCGAGGTGGTCAAACAAGCCCTGACGGCACTTTCCAGTTCGGAATTCAGGAAGGTTATATAATACAAAATGGTGAGGTAACAAAACCCATAAAGATGGCTGGAATTTCCGGTTATACATTAGAAACACTTAGGAACATAACAGCAGTCTCGAAGCAATTAGATTTTTCCTCAGGTTTCTGTGGAAAGGAAGGTCAATCAGTGCCCGTAGGAACAGGGGGTGCTTACGTAAAGGTTAAGAGCATGAAGGTGGGTGGTCTTGTTGGTTGACGAGTACTCTATAGTTCAGAGGGCTAAAAGCCTGGGATATCAGGCTGAAGTTTTCTCAGTAAAAGCGAAAAGTTTGCAAATTAAAAGAGGGGAACAGTTCTATTCTTTCAACCTCACCGATTACGGTTACGGCGTAAGGGTCTGCAAAGACGGCAAAACGGGCTTTGCATACTCTACTGCTCTTGATGATAAGGTGTTAGACCTAGCTATAGAAAGTGCAAAAGTGTCTAAAGAGGACAAGTTTAACGTTCTACCATCTCCCGAAAAAGTCGAAAAGATCAGACTGAACTACTTCGAACTTGACGAGGCTAAAGAAAAAGCCAAAGAGTACGCTGAGGCTTTAGGCGAAGTGAGGAGCTTTGCAAACGTTATCGGGGAGTATTATGACTTCACCGTGTCACAGATAAAAGTCGTTAATACTGAAGGAATAGACGTTACTGAGGAGAGAAGCCTCGGCAGTGTGTCTCTCGTTTTTAACTTTAAGAGGGACGCTTTCATAACGCCGGAGTTTTATGAGGGAGTCACGGTAAGGGACTTGTCAAAATTAAACGTAGAGAAAATAAAAGATGAAGTAGCTAAAAAGAACGAAATATATAATAGAAGAGTGGTTCTCGACAGGAAATTTAAGGAGGCTATATTCACACCCAAGGCTGTCGCATCGTTTTTGTCTCCTCTTTTGTCTTATGCGGTATCTCTCGAAAATGCCTATAGGGGTAAAAGCACGTTGAAGGAGGGCGAGCTACTTGGCGATAAGCTTGATATTTACGATAATCCACTAATTGAATGGGCTCCTTATAGTAGGTCATTTGACGGTGAAGGTCTACCTTCTAAAAAGGTTTGTATTATAGACAAAGGAAAAGTTACCACATTCCTGTCAAATACTTATTGGTCAAGGAAGGCTGGTAAAGAAAACACACACTCTTCCTCGAGGTCCTATTCCTCACCACCGGTAATCTCGTCTTCTATCCTTGATATTAATGTTGCTGCTAATGCAGAGGATGACGTAATAGTCGTGGATCAAGTACAAGGAGTTCATACTAGTAATTTCGACACTGGAGAGTTTTCGGTAGTAGGTTCAGTAGCGTGGTATGATGGTGTTGCCGTAAGGGAAGTTGTAATAACTGGGACATTAAAAGAAATGTTGAAAGGGATAATTGGAGGTATTGGAGTGAAGGATTTAAAAGGGAATGTCTATACACGTTCACTAAAAATATCTGGTATTAATATAGCGTGAGTTTTTTAAATGAATTCTAAGAAATAGAAAGTGATCAAGTATGTTTAAAAAGATTCTCGTAGCGTATGATGGTTCAGACCACGCGATTAGAGCATTAGATGTAGCCATCGACCTGGCAAGTAAATACAATGCAAAATTAGACGTGGTTGAGGTCGTAGACACAGCAGCATTGTTGGGAATGGGATTAGCTCCGATCCCTGGAGAAGTAATTCAACAAGTGTATAACAAGGCTAAAACTGATGTGGAGAACGCTAAGTCCAAAGCCCAGCAACACGGTGTAAAAGAGGTCGATGCTGTAGTATTAGAAGGAGATCCAGCAACAGCGATCCTTGAATATGCAGCTAAGAACGGAAGTGATCTAATAGTTACGGGTAGTAGAGGATTGTCGACTTTCAAGAGGATAATATTGGGTAGTGTTTCAACAAAAATAGTTGAAGATGCTAAAGTACCGGTACTTGTAGTAAAGTAATGGAAAGACTGATTTAATTTTTCTACAAGTCTTTTTACTTGTCATAATTCTTCTACTCTTAATACTTCCTCTACTTCGAAGATACCACATTCAGTTACCAGTCTTCCCATAAAGTCAACGAATAGAGCTTTGCATTGTTTTTCCCAACCTTTTCCCAGCAGTTTAACAGTCCTATTCTTAATTGACAAGTATTTGTTGATCCCTTCGATGACCTTATCGTCTTCAAGGAACAGATGGTAGTCGATTCTGTCTATCACGTCCTTTAGTAGTTCATCGTTATTTATCAACTTACCAGTTTCTAGTTTTATAGACGTGGCCTTAACTCCTTGAGGAAAGGAATCCACGTTAGTATCTATCCCCGCCCCTATGAAGACTGTAGCTTCACTTCCTTCAACTATTCCTTCAACTAATATTCCCCCTACCTTACCGTTACGGGTTACTATGTCGTTAGGCCATCTTATATAGGCATCTACGTACTTTCCTACAACCTCTCTAATAGCTAAAGACACTGTGAGAGTTGTAAATGGTATCTTCTCTGGGTTAAAACCCTTTATTACATAAGTGAACCATAGTCCCCCTTTTGGAGAATACCATTCTCTTTTGTACCTACCTCTTGCCTTAGTCTGTTCCTCAGCGACTACTACAAATTTGTCTGCATTGATCATGGTATAAATTGCTTCACTTAGGTCTTGTGTTGAAGTCACGCTGGGGAACTTAAAGACTAACATATTTATACACGTCCTCTATTTTTTTCACAATTGAAAAAGCTGAGGCTTTCCTAGCTCTGTTCATAATAGCAAAACCTATTCCTTTTTCGGGAAAACCAACCATTACTCCTATGTCTACATTCAGCTTATCTAATTCCCTAAGCGAGTCAAACAAATTCCTAGCTACCTCGTACAAGTTTCCATCACTACCTAGTACTAGAGTTGGATAATCCTTATATTTTCCAGCTAACTCCTTACTCAGAAGTAACCCTACCTTGTATTTCTGGCTAACCAGTTTAATTACTTGGTCAAGGATCTCTCTGTTCTCTACAACTATTAACTTGGTTGAAGGTGCGTAATGTTTGTATTTCATGCCGGGGGCTAGAGCTATTTCTGCTTCTCTCTTACCCTCAGCAAATTCTGGAACTATTAAATCTGGGAAGAACTTTTTCAGTTCTTCAACTGTGAAGGGACCCGGTCTCAGGAGCACTGGTGGATTAACCGTGACGTTAATAATAGTTGACTCCACACCGAAGAAAGTATGACCACCATCTATTATTACGTCAACCCTCCCATTCATATCAGCTATGACGTCCTCAGCCTTTGTGGGACTCGGTTTTGTGGCTAAATTCGCACTTGGAGCCGCAATAGGGACTCCGCTCTCTCTAATTAACTGTAGTGCTATGGGATGAGCTGGCATTCTAACCGCTACGGTATCTAAGTTAGCTGTTACCTCTTTAGGTACTTTCTCAGTCTTCTTCAGTATAAATGTTAAGGGTCCTGGCCAAACAGTTTGTGCTAGCTCTAGTACTTTATCCGGGATCTCTAAGGCTACTTCGTATAGTTGTTCAATATCTGATATGTGGACTATTAGGGGATTATCTACTGGTCTATTCTTAGCTTGAAAGATCTTAAGGCAAGCATTGCCGTCGAATGTGTTCGCTCCTAAACCGTAGACTGTCTCTGTAGGGAATGCTACGGTACCTCCTTTCTTTATGACTTCAGCTGCTTGTCTAATTTTGTCGATCTCAGGATTTAAGGGATCAATTTTAAGGATCAAAGTCATACATTTTAAACTGACATTGTGAATAAAAAAGTGGTGATGAGGAACCAACGAGAAGCGATTGATGGCTGGGGCGCTCTATGCTGATTGTCCTGAACGGTGATTGATGAGGTGATCTCGGATTGATGAAGAAGGGCTTAAAAAGCCCTACAATGTTTAAATTTCAAAGAAATTTTCATATAACAAAAATATTGCCATATATATATTTATGAAGGAAGTATTAACTAAAGGTTTTTAAGAGATGGCGAGAAATATGGTTTGATGTCAGACCAATTATTACTTACTGGAAATGTTCAGGAAGCTGCAAAGAAGGCTATTCAATGGTTAATAAACAGAAGGCCTATCAAAGAATTAAGAGATTGGGGATTAGCTTTCTCCTTATGGCCACCACACTTTACTACCAGTTGTTGTGGAACCGAATTCGGTGCATTTGCGGCTGGAAGATTTGACTCAGAGAGATTTGGAGTTTTACCTTTCTCATCAGCGAGGCAGACAAACTTGTTAGTTATAGAGGGGACATTGACTAGAAAAATGGCTAGGGCTGCTAAGATCGTTTATGACCAGATGCCCGAACCTAAGTTTGTAATTGCTATGGGAGCATGTTCGTTAGAAGGTGGAATATTCTGGAACTCTTATAATACGGTATTACCTTCAGAAATTGGAATTCCGGTAGATATTTACACTCCAGGTTGTCCAACAAGGCCAGAAGCCCTAGCTAGAGCTATAATTCAATTGCAAAAGAGGATTATGGGAGATAAGAGTAAAAATGGTGAAGATAAAATAAAACCTATGGAAAGCTACGAGACTAAGAAAGAGAAGAGTACTAAAAAAGAAGAGAAAGCCGTTATAAGTTGAATAGGCTAAACGCATAGTCAACGTCAGTTAGTTTTGCCTTAACTAGATGTTTGTGATCTACCTTAAACTTAGCTGGAATGTGATCAATTTCGATTCCGTGAAAAGTTCTTAGATACCCTTTTATTTGATCAATTAAGTCATTCTTATTTTTGGCTAAAACAGGAACGTCGTGCAAGATTAGAGCTTTTTCGGGGCTCCCTTTTTTCAGACCTATAAAAATTAAAGCCGTAGTCATAAACTCATTATATTTTTTAGCTTTCATAGTGAGGATTGTTTGGTCAACGTCATATAGAGACGTTAATCCTCCGTCACCTTCCTTAACTTCTAGATCGTATTTATAACCGGTGATGATCTTATTCCTCATCTTTTCTGAGAGTATTATTAGTTCTCTTAACTTTACTTTCTCTCCATTATATGACGTGAAAACGGGCACTTCGTCAGCTAAATTTGGCAGAAATTTTGAAGTAACGGTAACGTATCTTGCTTCTGGTGATAATATTGAGGAAATTTCAATGTTTTGAAGTTTCATAAGATTACATCGGATTCCTACCTTTTCACTTTTTCATTTATACAGACTTTAATTGATTTAAAAATTAAATGAACAATATTTCACATTATTAATTACTGTACATTTTCTCCTTAATTAATATCTTGTATTTGACGTTTATTCATACGTAGTGAACATTTATCTAATTAATAATTATCGATTACGTTGATTTTATGAATACTATTTAGAACAATTATTTATGATTATAAAACACCAAAAATCTCAATATGAACAGTAAAGTTGAAGAAGTGGTAGACCTAACATCAAAGTTAATTAAAATACCAACACTTAATCCGCCTGGAAATAGCCTAAAAGAAGGCGCAGAGTTTATTAAGGACTATCTTAGTCAGAAAGGGTTTTCCGCTTCAATTTTAGAATTCGATAAAGGATGGCCAGTAGTAATTTCTCAAAGCAATCCGAGGGATAAAAATCACGTCATGTTGAACGGACATTACGACGTAGTGCCGGTGGGAGATGAAAAAAGGTGGAAGAATAATCCTTTTTCTGGCTTAATATTAGAAAATTTAGTCTATGGTAGAGGGGCAACTGACATGAAAGGTGGTTTAGCCGTACTTATGAAGGTTTTCTCTGACTTGGCCGATAAACTGGAATACGATTTGGTTTTCACTGCCGTTCCTGACGAAGAGACAGGTGGGTTTCACGGGTCTATGAAATTGGCTGAGATGTTTAAACCGGACTTAGTACTGATCAGTGAACCCTCGGGTTCAAATTCGATTTGCCTTGGTGAAAAAGGACTTCTTCAAGTTAAATTAGTCGGTGTAGGTAAATCTGCTCACGGAAGTTTACCCTCACTAGGTGAAAATGCTATTATGAAGCTTATTCGTTCATTAACGTCTCTACAGAAGATATCCGATTACAATATAGGCAGTCCTAAAGAAGTTGTGGAACTGTTAAGAGCTAAGGCTGATAAGAATACTGAGAAAGATTACCTCTCCATATCATTCAACCCTGGTGTCATTAAGGGTGGTGTTAAGGTGAATGTTGTTCCAGATTACGCTGAGGCTGAAGTGGACATGAGGATTCCTCCGGGTATTACTGTAAATGATGCCATAGCTCTTGTAGAGAAACTAGCGGAAGGAGTTAAGGTTGAACCTTTTAATATCTCTGAGCCAAATTATACTTCACCAGATAATACTTATGTCAAGCTTTTGGAAAACGTGATTATAAGGAAGTTAAATGTCAACCCTATTAAATACATCATGACTGGGGCTACTGACGGGAGGTTTTTCAGATATAAAGGAATTCCCACCATAATTTATGGTCCTGGGGAACTTAACTTAGCCCACTCTTATGATGAATATGTAACATTTCAGGAGCTAGAAAAAACCTACGAAGTAATAAGTTCATTCCTTCTTGATATCTCAAATTACCAGCGAAGCTAGTAGCCCTATTAAATGCGTTACGATTGCAGCACCTATACCTAACCCCATCATTTCTAAGCCTTTTTTCTTGGGATTTACGTCGCTGAGTAACCCTATCATAAATCCTACAAAGAATATCGATATCCCGGATATAACATAAGAGGTAATCAGTCCTAACATCCCGCCAAGTCTCAGAAAATAGGGTATTAAAGGTATTATTGCTCCTACGATATAAGAGAGTCCGGTTACTGCTGAACTTTTCAGAGGACTTTCCTCAATCTTTGGTGCAATTATATCTTCAGCCACATCTACCAGTTGTGGAGAGATGTTTTGTGCTATTTTATCCTTAATTCCGAGTTCTGACAAGATCTGGGATAATTTTTTCGAGACTTCTCCTCTGTCTACTAATTTCTGTATCTTTACTTTTTCCCTCTTATGCTCATTGATTTCTTTCTCGGATTTAGTAGATAGATAAGCTCCTATGCTCATAGAGAATGTACCAGAAATTCCTACAATGAGCCCAGATAATGCAACAATTAACGGGTTACTTACTGCTCCTGCTATCCCTGATGTAGCTGCCAATACCTCAATTAGACCATCACTAATCCCATAAACGAAGTCGCTCACATCCTTGGCTTTTATTGTAGTTAACATTTCCTCGTGAACGGCTTCGTCGATGCTTATTTCTCTCATTTTTTCTCTCTCATTCTCGTCTAGTTCCTCACTTTTCGCCAATTCGTTGTATTTCTCTATGTCGTTTTCCTCGTTACTTTCCAATAGTCTGAGTGTGAGTTCCAATCCTAGAACTTTTCTTATAATTCCGTAAAGTTTTATCATTAACTTATCCTTAATTCCTAGTTTTCCAATCCTAATTCCTCTTTTTTCACTGATCTCCTTCCAGATTGAGGCATGCTTTTTCTCCATTTCTGCCATTCTGAAGAGAAAAGCTTTAACTATTGGATCGGATTCTTTTTTGCCGAGCTCTAAGTAAACTTCTGAGTCAAATAATTCCTCTTTATACTGCTTGTTAAAGTCCATTAAGTAAATTAGAATCATTCTAAATTAAAAGCTTTTCTAATTTGTGTTTAGCGATTAAGATACTCACATTCAGTTAGTTTTATCTTAATTAGTCTAATAAAAATGACAAAAATTAGACAATAATTTTTGGAATAAAATTAATAAATCTTATACGTTATACCTTTTATAAATGAAAAGGCTGATATTGTCTTTATTTTCCTAGCAATAGCAATTTTAGTAATTCCTACAAATGCAGAAGTTCTTCTCATTGCACAACCTTTATATCTAGCAGTCTATCCCCTTTATACTGTTATTAACGTTGTAAACACCACGTATGTCGGTGCTACAAGCTATTTCAATAACAACGTAACAGATATAATAGATTTTGTGGCTCATAATTCTTCTATAAAAATCATAATAAGTAATGCAACCACTGGAGTTCAGATAGCGTGTTTACAAGCTATTATACCTAGTCAACTTTATAAATATGTCTATTACAGTCCTCAGTTAGGTTTGGCAATATTTCTCGTAAATGTTAGTGACGCTAACAAGTTTTATCAGATACCCTTAGGAGATCTGCACTTGGGAATTCTGCAGGTAGAGACTATTAACGGTACGTATA
It encodes the following:
- a CDS encoding biotin--[acetyl-CoA-carboxylase] ligase — translated: MLVFKFPSVTSTQDLSEAIYTMINADKFVVVAEEQTKARGRYKREWYSPKGGLWFTYVIKGFNPEKIPFTTLTVSLAIREVVGKYVDAYIRWPNDIVTRNGKVGGILVEGIVEGSEATVFIGAGIDTNVDSFPQGVKATSIKLETGKLINNDELLKDVIDRIDYHLFLEDDKVIEGINKYLSIKNRTVKLLGKGWEKQCKALFVDFMGRLVTECGIFEVEEVLRVEEL
- a CDS encoding CopG family ribbon-helix-helix protein; the protein is MNVEKISVSIPKELYERLEKYMQSNGISDRSKILQAALRDFLDENEKDQTYVIGIVNLVYDYASTDKVTVIQHEYEDKIISVLHIHKGEKCVEAIAVKGMKSELVDLVSKLTAVKGVSKVKLIVSEVQDNFHVQDKH
- a CDS encoding L-threonylcarbamoyladenylate synthase codes for the protein MTLILKIDPLNPEIDKIRQAAEVIKKGGTVAFPTETVYGLGANTFDGNACLKIFQAKNRPVDNPLIVHISDIEQLYEVALEIPDKVLELAQTVWPGPLTFILKKTEKVPKEVTANLDTVAVRMPAHPIALQLIRESGVPIAAPSANLATKPSPTKAEDVIADMNGRVDVIIDGGHTFFGVESTIINVTVNPPVLLRPGPFTVEELKKFFPDLIVPEFAEGKREAEIALAPGMKYKHYAPSTKLIVVENREILDQVIKLVSQKYKVGLLLSKELAGKYKDYPTLVLGSDGNLYEVARNLFDSLRELDKLNVDIGVMVGFPEKGIGFAIMNRARKASAFSIVKKIEDVYKYVSL
- a CDS encoding NADH-quinone oxidoreductase subunit B, with product MSDQLLLTGNVQEAAKKAIQWLINRRPIKELRDWGLAFSLWPPHFTTSCCGTEFGAFAAGRFDSERFGVLPFSSARQTNLLVIEGTLTRKMARAAKIVYDQMPEPKFVIAMGACSLEGGIFWNSYNTVLPSEIGIPVDIYTPGCPTRPEALARAIIQLQKRIMGDKSKNGEDKIKPMESYETKKEKSTKKEEKAVIS
- a CDS encoding VIT1/CCC1 transporter family protein: MDFNKQYKEELFDSEVYLELGKKESDPIVKAFLFRMAEMEKKHASIWKEISEKRGIRIGKLGIKDKLMIKLYGIIRKVLGLELTLRLLESNEENDIEKYNELAKSEELDENEREKMREISIDEAVHEEMLTTIKAKDVSDFVYGISDGLIEVLAATSGIAGAVSNPLIVALSGLIVGISGTFSMSIGAYLSTKSEKEINEHKREKVKIQKLVDRGEVSKKLSQILSELGIKDKIAQNISPQLVDVAEDIIAPKIEESPLKSSAVTGLSYIVGAIIPLIPYFLRLGGMLGLITSYVISGISIFFVGFMIGLLSDVNPKKKGLEMMGLGIGAAIVTHLIGLLASLVI
- a CDS encoding universal stress protein, encoding MFKKILVAYDGSDHAIRALDVAIDLASKYNAKLDVVEVVDTAALLGMGLAPIPGEVIQQVYNKAKTDVENAKSKAQQHGVKEVDAVVLEGDPATAILEYAAKNGSDLIVTGSRGLSTFKRIILGSVSTKIVEDAKVPVLVVK
- the tldD gene encoding zinc metalloprotease TldD produces the protein MNYSLLDYAQQLGASFADLRRIRTKELSLLVTEDREIVSTNGVDDGYSLRVLYKGNWGYYSSSEEITKENVKGAIESAIGNETVNIVYLHPKHDKVEIKPRLQVNKSIEEKMNDLKKLREQILRLDNRIKSVSIRYYEGEVHREYLSTDDRDITVDYTLSGLSIVVTGREGDNVVSSAYSKYTYNGYPLEVLGEEHILETIRRRIQNQFIGESVKADNYEVILAPEVVGVFAHEAVGHLAEADLAINGILHPLRGKPIAPDFVNIVDSPLQYYNSAIGVVPYDDEGVEGRDVYIVKNGVVNEYLTDRFYSAYLGQKPTGNARAEDFRNSVIVRMRNTFLAPGEHSYEEMVREIKYGILLVSPRGGQTSPDGTFQFGIQEGYIIQNGEVTKPIKMAGISGYTLETLRNITAVSKQLDFSSGFCGKEGQSVPVGTGGAYVKVKSMKVGGLVG
- a CDS encoding M20 family metallopeptidase, which produces MNSKVEEVVDLTSKLIKIPTLNPPGNSLKEGAEFIKDYLSQKGFSASILEFDKGWPVVISQSNPRDKNHVMLNGHYDVVPVGDEKRWKNNPFSGLILENLVYGRGATDMKGGLAVLMKVFSDLADKLEYDLVFTAVPDEETGGFHGSMKLAEMFKPDLVLISEPSGSNSICLGEKGLLQVKLVGVGKSAHGSLPSLGENAIMKLIRSLTSLQKISDYNIGSPKEVVELLRAKADKNTEKDYLSISFNPGVIKGGVKVNVVPDYAEAEVDMRIPPGITVNDAIALVEKLAEGVKVEPFNISEPNYTSPDNTYVKLLENVIIRKLNVNPIKYIMTGATDGRFFRYKGIPTIIYGPGELNLAHSYDEYVTFQELEKTYEVISSFLLDISNYQRS
- a CDS encoding TldD/PmbA family protein, which gives rise to MVLLVDEYSIVQRAKSLGYQAEVFSVKAKSLQIKRGEQFYSFNLTDYGYGVRVCKDGKTGFAYSTALDDKVLDLAIESAKVSKEDKFNVLPSPEKVEKIRLNYFELDEAKEKAKEYAEALGEVRSFANVIGEYYDFTVSQIKVVNTEGIDVTEERSLGSVSLVFNFKRDAFITPEFYEGVTVRDLSKLNVEKIKDEVAKKNEIYNRRVVLDRKFKEAIFTPKAVASFLSPLLSYAVSLENAYRGKSTLKEGELLGDKLDIYDNPLIEWAPYSRSFDGEGLPSKKVCIIDKGKVTTFLSNTYWSRKAGKENTHSSSRSYSSPPVISSSILDINVAANAEDDVIVVDQVQGVHTSNFDTGEFSVVGSVAWYDGVAVREVVITGTLKEMLKGIIGGIGVKDLKGNVYTRSLKISGINIA